One Pullulanibacillus sp. KACC 23026 DNA segment encodes these proteins:
- a CDS encoding PLP-dependent aminotransferase family protein: protein MLFLTIDHSRDTYIYHQIYEGIKAAIFQEKLAAHEKLPSKRKLADQLKVSVNSVANAYEQLLAEGYIYTKERSGYFVEVITPFINLQPSDRKKLSLELKEVELDKEGWLSLSHMTADSSMFPFKEWLRCEQKAVKHHKRELTEIPHRQGPYLVRQTISRMIAITRGVVCEPEQIVIGAGTQSLVQQMMGGQKEETIIAMENPGYSRFFNLLKGMGFNVQLVQLDAQGIDIKEVESVDADFLFVTPSHQFPTGKIMPISRRIELLNWASQSNGRYIVEDDYDSEFKYETDNIPSLQSLDLNQRVIYTGTFSKSLLPGFRISYMVLPIEILRNYRETAHDFMQSSNLLALYTLHYFIESGEYAKHIKRMNHYYESKRKQLIEILKKRFNNRIRIADIPAGLHFLADFKTDKNYEEIERRATEEKLEIYTMRRFMLNNKFKEKKCVSMVLGFANIHEGQMEEAVERLHKIIES from the coding sequence ATGTTATTTCTGACGATCGATCACAGCAGGGATACCTATATTTATCATCAAATATATGAAGGGATTAAAGCGGCTATTTTTCAGGAAAAACTTGCAGCTCATGAGAAATTACCTTCTAAACGTAAATTAGCAGATCAATTGAAAGTAAGTGTTAACTCCGTTGCAAATGCCTATGAGCAACTATTAGCAGAGGGATATATTTACACGAAGGAACGTAGCGGTTATTTTGTTGAGGTGATTACGCCATTTATTAATCTACAACCTTCAGATCGAAAGAAACTTTCGTTGGAGTTAAAAGAGGTAGAACTGGACAAGGAGGGATGGTTATCTCTTTCTCATATGACAGCAGATAGCTCAATGTTTCCATTTAAGGAATGGTTGAGATGTGAACAAAAAGCGGTCAAGCATCACAAAAGGGAGCTTACGGAGATTCCCCATCGGCAAGGTCCTTATCTTGTCAGACAGACTATTAGCCGAATGATTGCGATAACCCGGGGTGTCGTATGTGAACCAGAGCAAATTGTGATAGGAGCAGGTACGCAATCTCTAGTTCAACAAATGATGGGGGGCCAAAAAGAAGAGACCATCATTGCGATGGAAAATCCAGGGTACTCTCGGTTTTTTAATCTATTAAAAGGTATGGGCTTTAATGTCCAGTTGGTTCAGTTGGATGCACAGGGGATTGATATAAAAGAAGTGGAGTCGGTGGATGCTGATTTTCTTTTTGTTACACCATCCCATCAATTTCCAACTGGAAAAATTATGCCCATTTCAAGACGGATTGAATTGCTCAATTGGGCCTCTCAATCTAATGGTCGATATATTGTTGAAGATGATTATGATAGTGAGTTTAAATATGAAACAGACAATATTCCTTCTTTACAAAGCTTGGACCTTAATCAGCGAGTTATTTATACAGGGACCTTTTCTAAAAGCTTGTTACCGGGATTTCGAATCAGTTATATGGTCTTGCCAATTGAAATACTAAGAAACTATCGAGAAACAGCTCATGATTTTATGCAAAGCAGTAATTTATTAGCCCTTTACACCTTGCATTATTTTATTGAGAGCGGCGAATACGCGAAACATATAAAGAGAATGAACCATTATTATGAAAGCAAACGCAAGCAACTCATTGAGATTCTTAAAAAACGTTTCAATAATCGTATTCGGATCGCAGACATTCCAGCTGGGCTCCATTTCTTGGCAGATTTCAAAACAGATAAAAACTATGAGGAAATAGAAAGGAGAGCAACAGAGGAGAAACTGGAAATCTACACTATGAGAAGATTTATGTTAAATAATAAGTTTAAAGAAAAGAAGTGTGTCAGTATGGTACTTGGGTTTGCTAATATTCACGAAGGCCAAATGGAAGAAGCAGTCGAGAGGTTGCATAAAATTATAGAATCATAA
- the gabT gene encoding 4-aminobutyrate--2-oxoglutarate transaminase → MSETFVSSTTKDLQEKRKKYVPKGVSNGNLNLAHHAYGATVIDLDQNEYIDFAGAIGTLNVGHSHKKVTEAVKSQVDHFLHPGFNVMMYEGYINLAEKLCQITPGDFEKQAIFFNSGAEAVENAIKVSRRYTGRQAVVSFTRGYHGRTNLTMGMTSKVKPYKFGFGPFAPEIYQAPFPYMYRRPNGMTEEAYIDHIIEEFKDFFIATVAPETVACVVMEPVQGEGGFIIPPMKFVQAVSQFCKDNGIVFVADEIQTGFGRTGKLFAIDHFDVVPDLITVSKSLAAGLPLSGIVGKKEILDLPDPGELGGTYAGSPVACAAALAVIDIIEEESLVSKAEILGEKLELKLKELYDKYDYVGDIRRLGAMVAVELVEDRESKRPNKAKTAEIIRRANQNGLLLLSAGIKGNIIRFLTPLVITDEELAKGLSRLEQSFV, encoded by the coding sequence ATGTCAGAAACCTTCGTTTCTTCTACTACGAAAGATCTGCAAGAAAAAAGAAAGAAATATGTTCCAAAAGGAGTCAGTAATGGAAATTTAAATCTTGCCCATCACGCATACGGTGCTACCGTTATAGATTTGGACCAAAATGAGTATATCGATTTCGCAGGTGCGATTGGAACGCTCAATGTTGGCCATAGTCACAAGAAGGTGACTGAGGCAGTCAAATCGCAAGTGGATCATTTTTTGCACCCAGGATTTAACGTCATGATGTATGAGGGATATATTAATCTGGCTGAGAAACTATGCCAGATTACACCTGGGGATTTTGAAAAACAAGCGATCTTTTTTAATTCAGGAGCTGAGGCGGTTGAAAACGCCATTAAGGTATCTAGACGCTACACAGGGCGCCAAGCAGTCGTTTCTTTTACCCGCGGTTACCATGGAAGAACCAATCTTACAATGGGCATGACAAGTAAAGTGAAACCCTATAAATTTGGCTTTGGACCATTCGCTCCTGAAATTTACCAAGCTCCTTTCCCTTATATGTATCGCAGGCCAAACGGAATGACAGAAGAGGCCTATATTGACCATATTATTGAAGAATTCAAAGATTTCTTCATTGCAACAGTAGCACCTGAGACAGTAGCATGTGTCGTTATGGAACCCGTTCAAGGTGAAGGCGGTTTTATTATCCCTCCAATGAAATTCGTTCAAGCGGTCAGCCAGTTTTGTAAAGACAATGGCATTGTGTTTGTAGCAGACGAAATTCAAACCGGGTTTGGCCGAACTGGAAAACTCTTTGCCATAGATCACTTTGATGTTGTGCCGGACTTAATAACCGTTTCCAAATCCTTGGCTGCTGGTCTTCCTTTAAGTGGGATTGTGGGTAAGAAGGAAATTTTAGACCTTCCTGATCCCGGGGAACTTGGAGGAACCTATGCCGGGAGTCCGGTTGCTTGCGCTGCTGCATTAGCTGTTATTGACATAATAGAAGAAGAAAGTTTAGTAAGTAAGGCGGAGATCCTTGGTGAGAAACTAGAATTAAAATTGAAGGAGCTTTATGATAAGTACGACTACGTGGGAGATATCCGTCGCCTTGGGGCAATGGTCGCGGTAGAACTTGTTGAAGACCGTGAAAGCAAGCGTCCGAACAAGGCAAAAACGGCCGAGATAATAAGACGGGCCAATCAGAACGGCCTTTTATTGCTCTCTGCCGGGATTAAAGGAAATATCATTCGTTTCCTAACACCACTTGTCATCACAGATGAGGAACTAGCAAAAGGGCTTTCTCGACTCGAACAATCCTTTGTTTAA
- a CDS encoding NAD-dependent succinate-semialdehyde dehydrogenase, whose translation MTAFIKVHNPANGEFIQEVPISTQDEIKKAIIKGHGSFKSWSKVNAHERSRLLREWAQKIQEQKEDIAVLMTKENGKPLCESLGEVDYATSYIDWYAEEAKRIYGRTIPASTESKRIIVSRVPVGLVAAITPWNFPAAMMTRKAAPALAAGCTFIVKPAEETPLTSIKLIELAHEVGFPMDVIQYVNGDGKSVGELFTSSPYVRKITFTGSTPVGKSLIKNSSDTIKHVTMELGGHAPLIVAEDADIDLAVQQTIATKFRNAGQTCVCANRLIVHESIVETYSSKLIHAVSQLKVGNGLEKTTDIGPIINEKGFNKIVSQIKNAVDQGAEVMIGNHFDASSEDGYFFVYPTVLKNVNSSMTIMQEETFGPVAPIISFNKLEEAIEIANSTPYGLAAYFFTNDYRTGTYLTEHLDFGIIGWNDGAPSGAHVPFGGMKESGLGREGGPEGIESYLETKYLSIGNL comes from the coding sequence ATGACTGCTTTTATTAAAGTTCATAACCCAGCTAATGGTGAATTTATACAAGAGGTTCCGATCAGTACGCAAGATGAAATTAAAAAGGCAATAATAAAGGGACATGGAAGCTTCAAGTCTTGGTCAAAAGTGAATGCTCATGAACGATCAAGATTACTAAGAGAATGGGCACAAAAAATTCAAGAACAAAAAGAAGACATCGCAGTGCTGATGACCAAAGAAAATGGGAAACCTTTGTGCGAATCTTTGGGTGAAGTCGACTATGCAACGAGTTATATTGATTGGTACGCCGAAGAAGCCAAACGGATCTACGGTCGAACCATCCCCGCTTCCACTGAATCCAAACGAATTATTGTCAGTCGAGTACCTGTCGGTTTAGTTGCAGCGATTACTCCATGGAATTTTCCAGCAGCTATGATGACTCGAAAAGCTGCCCCTGCTCTTGCAGCCGGCTGTACCTTTATTGTCAAGCCTGCTGAAGAAACTCCACTTACTTCGATTAAATTAATTGAACTCGCCCATGAAGTCGGATTTCCGATGGACGTTATCCAATATGTAAATGGTGATGGTAAATCCGTCGGTGAGCTATTTACGAGCAGTCCTTACGTTCGAAAAATAACGTTTACTGGGTCCACTCCTGTTGGAAAATCACTTATTAAGAATAGTTCAGACACGATTAAGCATGTCACGATGGAGTTAGGTGGACACGCACCGCTCATTGTTGCAGAGGATGCAGATATTGATTTGGCTGTGCAACAAACTATCGCAACGAAATTTAGAAACGCTGGACAAACTTGTGTATGCGCCAACCGTTTGATTGTACATGAAAGCATCGTTGAGACCTATTCATCTAAGCTGATTCATGCCGTTAGTCAATTAAAGGTTGGCAACGGTCTTGAAAAGACAACCGATATTGGACCCATTATTAATGAAAAGGGGTTTAATAAAATTGTGTCTCAGATTAAAAATGCAGTGGATCAAGGTGCTGAAGTTATGATTGGAAATCACTTTGACGCAAGCTCTGAAGACGGTTATTTCTTTGTGTACCCAACAGTCTTAAAAAATGTCAATTCTTCTATGACCATCATGCAAGAAGAAACTTTCGGTCCGGTTGCACCGATTATAAGTTTTAACAAACTAGAAGAAGCCATTGAAATCGCGAACAGTACACCTTATGGTCTTGCGGCTTATTTCTTTACAAACGATTATCGAACTGGCACCTATCTTACTGAACATCTTGATTTTGGAATCATTGGTTGGAATGACGGTGCCCCATCTGGCGCACACGTTCCATTTGGCGGGATGAAAGAAAGCGGACTTGGCCGTGAAGGCGGACCAGAAGGCATTGAATCGTATCTTGAAACCAAGTATTTATCAATTGGGAACCTATAA
- a CDS encoding ABC transporter permease → MIFQDILASEWLKLRSVRWTWFTIACTLLGIVASVCIAWNVVHMWEGATPMNRHHITVTPLTASVTALVVDLCLGILGVLSITGEYSTGMISTSLVAVPRRHVFLLAKILVVMIVSLFVGEVVIFTSYFCTHWVIGNRPIPNLTAPLSQEIPVLLCLGLGGAVFALVGLGLGFILRSTAGAITTLIAGFLYLIEIVAIHLPTPWNTRLLSITIQYLVGELSGKPQLAAINHSLLSPIWATVCLASYVFFVLGIAYVFLKRRDA, encoded by the coding sequence ATGATATTCCAAGACATCCTCGCTTCAGAGTGGTTAAAACTGCGTTCGGTTCGATGGACATGGTTTACCATCGCTTGCACACTTCTTGGTATTGTGGCATCTGTATGTATTGCGTGGAATGTTGTTCATATGTGGGAGGGGGCAACGCCTATGAATCGTCATCACATAACCGTCACACCCTTAACCGCATCAGTCACTGCTTTAGTCGTTGATTTATGTCTTGGAATTCTAGGTGTTCTTTCAATTACAGGGGAATATTCAACAGGGATGATTTCAACGAGTTTGGTTGCTGTTCCACGTCGTCATGTTTTTCTGTTGGCCAAGATTTTAGTGGTCATGATTGTCTCCTTATTTGTAGGGGAGGTCGTCATTTTCACATCCTATTTTTGTACACATTGGGTCATAGGCAATCGTCCAATTCCTAACTTAACGGCACCCTTGTCTCAAGAGATCCCAGTTCTTCTATGTCTTGGCCTCGGTGGAGCAGTATTTGCATTAGTAGGATTGGGACTTGGCTTTATTCTTAGATCGACAGCTGGAGCGATTACAACGCTTATTGCTGGATTTTTATATCTTATTGAGATCGTTGCTATTCATCTACCAACACCATGGAATACTCGCCTATTATCGATCACGATTCAATACTTGGTCGGAGAATTATCAGGAAAGCCACAGCTTGCAGCGATTAACCATTCACTTTTGTCACCCATTTGGGCTACTGTGTGCCTTGCATCCTATGTCTTTTTCGTGTTAGGCATTGCCTATGTATTTTTAAAACGTCGAGATGCATAA
- a CDS encoding ATP-binding cassette domain-containing protein, with protein MIDVQNLSKRYGRKQAVDGLSFKVQSSCVTGFLGPNGSGKSTTLRMVLGLDKPDGGKVLIQKRSFDELRYPLRTVGAMLDATAIDGGRTAFSHLKWIARSNRIDYRRVEEVLEQVGLQSVSRQRISRFSLGMKARLGIAAALLGDPEVLILDEPLNGLDPEGVRWIRSLCRMLAAEGRTVFLSSHLMSEMEKTADHLIILGRGRLIADANISQLLKQHQTGLSLEDVYMKLSHNALDYRTEIEKGDGRI; from the coding sequence GTGATTGATGTGCAAAATTTATCAAAACGATATGGACGTAAGCAGGCGGTTGATGGTTTGTCGTTTAAAGTACAATCGAGCTGTGTTACTGGATTTTTAGGGCCTAATGGCTCTGGGAAATCGACAACGCTTCGAATGGTGCTAGGGCTTGATAAACCAGACGGTGGTAAAGTGCTAATCCAAAAGAGAAGCTTCGATGAATTACGTTATCCATTACGAACAGTTGGTGCGATGCTAGATGCTACTGCAATAGATGGTGGTCGAACGGCTTTTTCACATCTGAAATGGATTGCAAGAAGTAATCGGATTGACTATAGGCGTGTTGAGGAAGTTTTGGAGCAGGTAGGTTTACAATCGGTGAGTCGTCAACGAATTTCCCGTTTTTCTTTGGGGATGAAAGCTCGTTTAGGTATTGCAGCAGCATTGCTCGGAGATCCTGAAGTATTAATTTTAGATGAGCCACTTAACGGACTCGATCCGGAAGGGGTGCGATGGATTCGATCGCTATGCCGAATGCTTGCAGCTGAAGGAAGGACCGTATTTCTTTCTAGTCATCTTATGAGTGAAATGGAAAAGACTGCCGACCATCTCATTATCTTAGGAAGAGGTCGGCTTATTGCGGATGCTAATATATCTCAACTCCTGAAACAACATCAAACTGGTTTGTCTCTAGAAGACGTGTATATGAAATTAAGCCACAACGCATTAGACTATCGAACCGAAATAGAAAAAGGAGATGGGAGAATATGA
- a CDS encoding MerR family transcriptional regulator — translation MGEYTIGKLSERSGVSVKTIRFYSERGLLAPKRVATSGYRYYSDDDLMRLHQIVGLRWVGASLNQIQELLDGKLSLSDVLSASHAYVVSELDRLQRLESQIVEAENALSEGEEAVWTHLYHLQEMMMTTPEDRQEWLEQWWRNKLLDQSTDTKVEPFVEYAKKAESNVNLSTSAKLIRTFVWTGSRDGERFDPMSLPHSPREAGLTTDASWEEWKDRLQKASLALKKVSAFNPEDTAYQTALRNWVRCFGPLTPKLISSFHDELQSSLNMSDEVTSNGTIPKEILHLLDGLRFLTRMLTR, via the coding sequence ATGGGAGAATACACAATTGGTAAGTTGTCAGAACGAAGTGGCGTTTCTGTGAAAACCATTCGTTTCTATTCTGAACGTGGTTTGCTTGCACCAAAACGTGTTGCAACTTCTGGTTATCGTTACTATTCTGATGACGACTTAATGAGACTTCATCAAATTGTAGGTTTACGTTGGGTCGGTGCTTCGCTTAATCAGATTCAAGAGTTATTAGACGGAAAACTATCACTTTCCGATGTACTTTCAGCTAGTCATGCCTATGTTGTTTCAGAACTAGATCGCTTGCAAAGACTAGAATCCCAAATTGTTGAGGCTGAGAATGCTCTAAGTGAAGGTGAAGAGGCTGTATGGACCCACTTATATCACTTACAAGAGATGATGATGACTACACCGGAAGATCGTCAAGAATGGTTAGAACAATGGTGGCGTAATAAATTATTGGATCAATCAACTGATACGAAAGTGGAACCATTCGTTGAATATGCCAAAAAGGCGGAATCAAACGTTAATCTATCAACTAGTGCCAAACTCATTCGCACATTTGTTTGGACGGGTTCCCGAGATGGTGAACGTTTCGATCCGATGTCTCTTCCGCATTCACCACGTGAAGCTGGCTTGACTACTGATGCGTCGTGGGAGGAATGGAAAGATCGCCTTCAAAAAGCTTCACTAGCCTTAAAAAAGGTCTCTGCTTTTAATCCAGAAGATACGGCTTATCAAACTGCACTAAGGAATTGGGTTCGATGTTTTGGACCACTTACCCCAAAGTTAATTTCGTCTTTTCATGACGAATTACAAAGCTCACTAAATATGTCTGACGAGGTGACATCAAACGGTACCATCCCCAAGGAAATTTTACACCTATTAGATGGACTGCGCTTTTTAACTCGTATGTTAACACGGTAG
- a CDS encoding SDR family oxidoreductase, whose protein sequence is MHALATHPNFSVYAAAKGGIVSMIRGLALEFAADGIRVNTVLLGMSISKDFQIRLEAMTQPERQDALKKAVYNTPLGVVGFPKVIGYPVVFLASEKASFMTGAIVPIDRGETIHLDW, encoded by the coding sequence GTGCATGCACTAGCAACACACCCAAACTTTTCCGTATACGCAGCCGCTAAGGGTGGGATTGTTTCGATGATCCGTGGATTAGCACTAGAATTTGCAGCCGATGGTATTCGTGTGAACACGGTCCTTCTGGGGATGTCAATTTCAAAGGATTTTCAAATACGTTTAGAGGCGATGACTCAACCTGAGCGACAAGACGCATTGAAAAAGGCGGTGTATAACACACCACTTGGAGTCGTAGGTTTTCCTAAGGTGATTGGCTACCCAGTTGTTTTCTTAGCCAGTGAGAAAGCTTCTTTCATGACGGGTGCCATTGTACCGATTGACAGAGGAGAAACGATTCATTTAGATTGGTAA
- a CDS encoding ribose-phosphate pyrophosphokinase, with amino-acid sequence MSDSYNKLKVFSLNANRPLAEEIVSNLGIELGNTSVKTFSDGEIQINIEESVRGCDVFVVQSTNEPVHNNIMELLIMIDALKRASTHSINVVLPYFAYGRQDRKARSREPITAKLFADLIERAGASRVITLDLHAPQIQGFFDIPVDSLTGIPLLSNYFKSRNFNDVIVVAPDTSGVKDARQMAERLKAPIAIIDRRGPRSDEHEILNILGDVEGKRAILLDDIVDTGVRITSATNALLKSGAKEVYASASHPVLSDGAVDRILASPVKELVVTNSIHLNEDKYMDKLTQLTVAPLLSEAITRIYNKQSVSKLFE; translated from the coding sequence ATGTCAGATTCATATAATAAGTTGAAAGTTTTTTCACTCAATGCCAATCGACCTCTTGCTGAAGAAATTGTGTCGAATTTAGGAATAGAATTGGGTAACACTTCCGTCAAAACGTTCAGTGACGGGGAGATCCAAATTAATATTGAAGAAAGCGTTAGAGGTTGTGATGTCTTTGTCGTCCAATCTACAAATGAACCCGTACATAATAACATAATGGAATTATTGATTATGATTGATGCATTGAAACGGGCCTCCACACATTCAATCAATGTTGTGCTTCCCTATTTTGCTTATGGTCGACAGGATCGAAAAGCAAGATCAAGAGAACCTATCACAGCTAAACTTTTTGCTGATCTCATTGAACGTGCTGGAGCCTCTAGAGTCATCACATTAGATCTTCATGCACCACAAATCCAAGGCTTTTTTGATATTCCAGTGGACTCATTAACGGGGATTCCGCTATTATCCAATTATTTCAAAAGCAGGAATTTTAATGATGTGATCGTGGTTGCCCCTGATACAAGTGGTGTCAAGGATGCCCGTCAGATGGCAGAAAGACTAAAAGCCCCTATTGCTATTATTGATCGCCGTGGCCCAAGAAGTGACGAACATGAAATCTTGAATATCTTAGGGGATGTTGAGGGGAAGAGAGCGATTCTTTTGGATGATATTGTAGACACAGGCGTTCGAATAACAAGCGCCACTAACGCTCTTCTTAAATCTGGAGCAAAAGAAGTTTATGCGAGTGCGAGTCATCCTGTATTATCTGATGGAGCTGTGGATCGAATTTTGGCATCACCCGTTAAAGAATTAGTTGTTACAAACAGTATCCATCTAAATGAAGACAAATATATGGATAAGCTCACACAATTAACAGTGGCGCCTTTATTAAGTGAGGCCATTACCAGAATATATAACAAACAATCCGTCAGTAAGTTATTTGAATAA
- a CDS encoding GMC family oxidoreductase, whose amino-acid sequence MDFKDKTYRLSEAGPLLEAFADRIVPKDEWPSASEAGILAYLEHHAKGDEATWEGLIEPGLRALETEANARFERSFFELTIHEQDSLLHDLEAGRVQDWPVSPENFFSTLMSWVIEGYYGNPEAGGNRDGKSWKMIGFRPGVITETQIPVQETELATRSLGEIQDRYDAVVIGAGAGGSVAAAVLSESGLRVLVVERGNWLPYDQVGRDHLRNHRLSKYGHNTGPGLDGNSRTFILANGDEQLTSPYEGNYHNNAMTVGGGTRVYGAQAWRFHPDDFRMATRYGVPDGSSLSDWPITYEDLEPYYERAEWEVGVSGDGKAHPEDGKRQRPYPMPPLPMTQEAKRLAHAATKLGWEAGPVPLLINSVERDGRPACGRCGECVGFACPTNSKNGGHNTMLVRALATGNCDLICDTMVERIDTEGGKHASGVRLVQEVEGKIQRRKVQAGHVVVAAGAIESARLLLNSASDAEPEGIGNRNGLVGRNLQGHVYSGAFGIFDEPVQDGLGPGVSIATTRFAHGNGNGIIGGGMMANEFIRLPLIHWYRALAPDAARWGSRGKETMRESYLRTGQIQGPIQEIPTDSARVRLSSTVKDRFGIPVAALSGSVHPESLRASSMLSEKAEAWLWAAGARQVWRTEPGGGLSGGQHQAGTLRMGDDPATSVTDPSGRVHGYDNLWVSDGSVHVTNGGVNPVLTILALAFRTAENLVKQA is encoded by the coding sequence ATGGATTTCAAAGATAAGACATATAGGTTAAGCGAGGCAGGTCCACTCCTGGAGGCTTTTGCTGACAGGATCGTTCCAAAGGATGAATGGCCATCCGCTTCTGAAGCTGGGATTCTTGCTTATTTGGAACATCACGCCAAAGGAGATGAGGCGACTTGGGAAGGATTGATCGAGCCCGGACTGCGCGCTTTGGAAACAGAGGCTAACGCACGATTTGAACGGTCCTTTTTTGAGCTTACTATTCATGAGCAGGACAGTTTGTTACACGATCTTGAGGCTGGCCGTGTTCAAGACTGGCCTGTATCACCTGAAAACTTCTTTTCTACCCTTATGAGCTGGGTCATAGAAGGTTACTATGGAAATCCTGAAGCGGGTGGTAATCGAGATGGGAAGTCGTGGAAGATGATTGGATTTCGTCCTGGGGTCATCACGGAGACCCAAATTCCGGTCCAAGAAACAGAATTAGCGACGCGATCCTTGGGTGAGATTCAAGACCGGTATGATGCAGTCGTTATAGGAGCAGGCGCAGGCGGGTCTGTAGCAGCAGCCGTTTTATCCGAATCAGGACTGCGCGTTCTTGTTGTTGAGCGAGGCAACTGGCTTCCCTATGACCAAGTTGGACGCGATCATTTGCGCAATCATCGTTTAAGCAAGTATGGACATAACACAGGACCTGGATTGGACGGGAATTCCCGCACGTTTATTTTAGCTAATGGCGATGAACAGCTAACGAGTCCTTATGAAGGCAACTACCACAATAACGCCATGACGGTAGGCGGCGGGACGCGGGTTTATGGGGCGCAGGCTTGGCGATTTCATCCGGATGACTTTCGGATGGCGACTCGCTATGGCGTTCCGGATGGTAGTTCGCTCAGCGATTGGCCGATTACTTATGAGGATCTTGAACCTTATTACGAACGAGCGGAATGGGAGGTGGGTGTTTCAGGTGATGGGAAGGCCCATCCTGAGGATGGAAAGAGACAACGTCCGTATCCGATGCCGCCGTTGCCGATGACACAGGAAGCCAAACGTTTGGCTCATGCTGCAACAAAATTGGGATGGGAAGCTGGGCCGGTGCCGCTCCTCATAAATTCCGTCGAACGAGACGGACGGCCGGCCTGCGGGCGCTGCGGTGAGTGTGTAGGCTTTGCCTGTCCGACCAATAGTAAAAATGGCGGCCATAACACGATGTTAGTGAGAGCCCTCGCGACAGGCAATTGTGACCTGATTTGCGACACCATGGTAGAGCGTATCGATACCGAAGGAGGAAAGCATGCCAGCGGGGTTCGACTTGTACAGGAAGTAGAGGGCAAGATTCAACGTCGAAAGGTGCAAGCGGGACATGTGGTTGTTGCTGCTGGAGCTATTGAAAGTGCCCGACTTCTTCTTAACTCTGCAAGTGATGCGGAACCCGAGGGCATTGGCAACCGGAATGGACTAGTTGGAAGGAATCTTCAGGGGCATGTCTATTCAGGGGCCTTCGGGATTTTTGATGAGCCCGTTCAAGACGGTCTTGGACCAGGTGTGAGTATTGCGACGACTCGTTTTGCTCACGGTAATGGAAACGGAATTATCGGCGGCGGGATGATGGCAAATGAATTTATCCGGCTGCCGTTGATCCACTGGTATCGAGCCCTTGCGCCAGATGCGGCCCGGTGGGGGAGTAGGGGTAAGGAAACGATGCGTGAGAGCTATTTGCGCACAGGTCAAATCCAAGGACCGATTCAAGAAATTCCGACCGATTCAGCAAGAGTGCGTCTCTCGTCAACCGTTAAAGACCGCTTCGGCATTCCGGTGGCTGCGCTCTCCGGAAGTGTCCACCCTGAATCGCTTCGTGCCTCATCAATGCTTTCTGAGAAAGCCGAAGCCTGGTTATGGGCAGCTGGAGCGCGCCAGGTTTGGCGAACGGAGCCAGGAGGTGGTCTCAGTGGCGGTCAGCATCAGGCAGGGACACTGCGTATGGGGGACGATCCAGCGACATCAGTTACGGATCCTTCTGGCCGAGTACATGGTTATGATAACCTCTGGGTAAGCGACGGCTCTGTCCATGTAACCAATGGTGGGGTCAACCCAGTACTCACCATCCTTGCCCTCGCTTTTCGAACGGCAGAAAACCTGGTGAAACAAGCATAG